Proteins found in one Subtercola endophyticus genomic segment:
- a CDS encoding primary-amine oxidase produces the protein MTDTHQLTPTSKTHPLDPITAGEMSSAIALLRKDDRLSPLVRFWGATLDENHARAVLAETEQPGIRKLQIVAIDSGNRAAWEVDVWLGGAHERLEWKEIDFRRPGITSEEARAAAHACRESPEFQAVMAKRGVTDMSSLVIDAESMGGFVPEKYADRRVTWGTVWYRTSIEDNAYARPVQGVVPIIDMTTMEILEVEDHGVVPISDEAGGIEPGDWGDDRPGLKALDIVQPEGPSFDVDGHAVTWQGWSFRVGFTHREGLVLYDLAFKGRSVLKRAACNEMYVPYLDSNATQYRKNFFDWGEYGAGPLTNSLEQGCDCLGVIRYLDGIVLGGDGSPRTIPQAICMHEEDDSVLWKHMDLRRDVGQVRRSRRLVISNFQTVANYDYGFYWSLYQDGRIELEVKLTGMLSASGFEDGDEVRYGRVVSKNVQTPTHQHYFGIRLDAAVDGEKNRLVEEHAEGETDESLDPYGNAVRNVRVPLLSESVAAQRVDPSIARRWRIESADAVNRYGEPTAYRLSLPNTVRSYSRPGSVMARRAPFIHQHLWATQADPSENFIGGQYPNNAEPGEDGVHVWQEQNRSLDGEEIVLWAVIGTHHFPRPEQWPVMPVDHVGLSLEPDGFFDRNPAMDIAAPAHGAHGAHGADRCAHDASSHAGHDHAGHDNVGHDHAGQDHSSHDHAAGGHDGGH, from the coding sequence ATGACAGACACTCACCAGCTGACACCCACGTCGAAGACTCACCCTCTCGACCCGATCACGGCAGGTGAGATGAGCTCGGCGATCGCGCTGCTCAGGAAGGATGATCGGCTCAGCCCGCTCGTGCGGTTCTGGGGTGCGACCCTCGACGAGAACCACGCCCGGGCTGTGCTGGCCGAAACGGAGCAGCCGGGCATCCGCAAGCTGCAGATCGTCGCCATCGACAGCGGAAACCGTGCGGCGTGGGAGGTCGACGTGTGGCTCGGCGGTGCGCACGAGCGCCTGGAGTGGAAGGAGATCGACTTTCGGCGCCCGGGAATCACCTCCGAAGAGGCGCGGGCCGCGGCGCATGCGTGTCGAGAGAGCCCGGAATTCCAGGCCGTGATGGCCAAGCGGGGCGTCACCGACATGTCGTCGCTCGTCATCGACGCGGAGTCGATGGGCGGATTCGTGCCCGAGAAGTACGCCGACCGCCGCGTGACGTGGGGAACCGTGTGGTACCGCACCAGCATCGAAGACAACGCGTACGCTCGGCCGGTTCAGGGCGTCGTGCCGATCATCGACATGACCACGATGGAGATTCTCGAGGTCGAAGACCACGGCGTGGTGCCGATCTCCGACGAGGCCGGAGGTATCGAGCCGGGCGATTGGGGAGACGACCGACCCGGTCTGAAGGCGCTCGACATCGTGCAGCCCGAGGGGCCGAGCTTCGACGTCGACGGTCATGCCGTCACGTGGCAGGGCTGGAGCTTTCGAGTGGGGTTCACTCATCGTGAGGGTCTCGTGCTGTACGACCTTGCCTTCAAGGGCCGTTCGGTGCTGAAGCGCGCGGCGTGCAACGAGATGTACGTGCCTTACCTCGATTCGAATGCAACGCAGTACCGCAAGAATTTCTTCGACTGGGGCGAGTACGGCGCCGGCCCGCTCACGAACTCGCTGGAGCAGGGCTGCGACTGCCTCGGTGTCATCCGCTACCTCGACGGAATCGTGCTCGGTGGCGACGGCTCACCGCGCACCATTCCGCAGGCGATCTGCATGCACGAAGAAGACGACAGCGTGCTCTGGAAGCACATGGATCTGCGCCGCGACGTGGGCCAGGTGCGGCGCTCGCGCCGGCTCGTGATCTCGAACTTTCAGACCGTGGCGAACTACGACTACGGCTTCTACTGGTCGCTCTATCAAGACGGCCGTATCGAGCTCGAGGTGAAGCTCACCGGCATGCTCTCGGCCTCGGGCTTCGAAGACGGTGACGAGGTGCGTTATGGCCGCGTCGTGTCGAAGAACGTGCAGACGCCGACGCACCAGCACTACTTCGGAATCCGTCTCGACGCGGCGGTCGACGGAGAGAAGAACCGGCTGGTCGAAGAGCATGCAGAGGGCGAGACCGACGAATCCCTCGACCCGTACGGCAACGCGGTACGCAACGTGCGGGTTCCGCTGCTGAGCGAGAGTGTCGCGGCGCAGCGGGTCGATCCCTCGATTGCGCGGCGCTGGCGCATCGAGAGCGCGGATGCGGTCAATCGCTACGGTGAGCCGACCGCCTACCGGCTGAGCCTGCCCAACACCGTGCGCTCGTACAGCCGCCCGGGTTCGGTGATGGCCAGGCGTGCGCCGTTCATCCACCAGCACCTGTGGGCCACCCAGGCAGACCCGAGCGAGAACTTCATCGGCGGGCAGTACCCGAACAACGCCGAACCCGGCGAAGACGGGGTGCACGTCTGGCAAGAGCAGAATCGCTCGCTCGACGGCGAAGAGATCGTGCTCTGGGCGGTTATCGGCACCCATCATTTTCCGCGCCCGGAGCAGTGGCCGGTGATGCCGGTGGATCACGTCGGGCTGTCGCTCGAGCCCGACGGGTTCTTCGACCGCAACCCCGCGATGGACATCGCCGCGCCGGCGCACGGCGCGCATGGTGCGCACGGCGCCGACAGGTGCGCGCACGACGCGTCGAGCCACGCCGGGCACGATCATGCCGGGCACGACAACGTTGGGCACGACCATGCAGGCCAGGACCACTCAAGCCACGACCACGCCGCCGGCGGGCACGACGGTGGCCACTAA
- a CDS encoding MFS transporter — MTSHFTPSGALGRRFWLLVVVSTLIAVSSGAATPLLPLFIHSQLGGDATATGLVISIGSIVGLASQPLVGTLADRWGYKTTLIVAIIVGTLGILLMLVAFSLPMATISRSLFGIVGAAVNTICAAWVVSTTAKNDRGRALSLYGIGVWIGLAVGPQLGQAAYDTASFAGIWLACAALLGLSVLALAPVRSPEIEPRAAKRMTGRERMSEWTAALKVVALPGVVSALSWSAEGLILTFLIIHLQSRGIAASGLFGAASVFTVFGVSVIGARLLIGSITDRLGALRTSGYSLVLLAVALVLLAVADTFAVAAAAAVILGFAFAPLYPALTMLASEDLAPARRGTGLGIFGTFTSLGTAVGSLYGGILTSEISSSAAFLAAAALQLVGLVIVIVASRRASRTIHFAKKPPNTQS; from the coding sequence ATGACGTCACATTTCACCCCCTCCGGGGCCCTCGGGCGTCGATTCTGGCTGCTCGTGGTGGTCTCCACCCTCATCGCGGTGTCGAGTGGCGCAGCGACGCCACTACTGCCGCTGTTCATCCACTCTCAGCTGGGCGGCGACGCCACCGCCACGGGGCTCGTGATCAGCATCGGGTCGATCGTCGGACTCGCCAGTCAGCCGCTCGTCGGCACGCTCGCAGACCGTTGGGGGTACAAGACCACCCTCATCGTCGCGATCATTGTCGGCACCCTCGGCATTCTGCTCATGCTGGTGGCCTTCTCGCTGCCGATGGCCACGATCAGCCGATCGCTGTTCGGCATCGTCGGCGCCGCCGTGAACACCATCTGCGCCGCCTGGGTGGTCTCGACCACCGCCAAGAACGACCGAGGTCGTGCCCTCAGCCTCTACGGAATCGGAGTCTGGATCGGTCTCGCCGTCGGGCCCCAGCTGGGTCAGGCGGCGTACGACACCGCCTCGTTCGCCGGCATCTGGCTCGCCTGCGCCGCCCTGCTAGGCCTCTCCGTTCTCGCCCTTGCGCCCGTTCGTTCGCCCGAGATCGAGCCGCGGGCGGCGAAACGGATGACCGGGCGAGAACGAATGAGCGAGTGGACCGCCGCGCTGAAGGTCGTGGCGCTGCCCGGCGTGGTCTCGGCGCTGTCATGGTCGGCCGAGGGCCTGATTCTCACCTTTCTGATCATTCACCTGCAGTCGCGGGGCATCGCCGCCAGCGGTCTCTTCGGTGCGGCGAGCGTCTTCACCGTCTTCGGCGTGAGCGTCATCGGCGCGCGGCTGCTGATCGGCTCCATCACCGATCGACTCGGCGCACTGCGCACCTCGGGGTACTCCCTCGTGCTTCTCGCTGTCGCCTTGGTGCTTCTCGCCGTGGCCGACACGTTCGCCGTCGCGGCCGCGGCCGCCGTGATTCTCGGCTTCGCTTTCGCCCCGCTGTACCCGGCGCTCACCATGCTCGCCTCCGAAGACCTGGCGCCGGCCCGCCGCGGTACGGGCCTCGGCATCTTCGGCACCTTCACCTCGCTCGGCACCGCGGTCGGCTCGCTCTACGGAGGCATCCTGACCTCAGAGATCAGCAGCTCGGCGGCCTTCCTCGCCGCCGCCGCCCTGCAACTTGTCGGCCTCGTCATCGTCATCGTGGCCTCGCGGCGCGCCTCCCGCACGATCCATTTCGCGAAAAAGCCCCCAAACACGCAAAGTTAG
- a CDS encoding GntR family transcriptional regulator: MTSTTTPPSVPASGNALVDETASRIRALIMSGEIPIGAQLRQAELAQSFGVSRTPVREALRQLQVGGLIEVVPNRGAVVRVPAPWEVREAYEVRAELEALAAERAVSRVTDDEIAQLRVVNDEMYQRSLAQAEGRDGLPAQGGENDRFHTLIYTASANLRLTRAINEINETFPRNVSALVLQNDPRHRDENYREHGRIVEALANGDTAAARAEMRAHVISAGEQIAHWYERRSSTVFTG; this comes from the coding sequence ATGACATCGACGACTACGCCGCCATCGGTGCCCGCGTCAGGCAATGCCCTGGTCGACGAGACCGCTTCGCGCATCCGCGCCCTCATCATGTCGGGAGAGATTCCGATCGGTGCCCAATTGCGGCAGGCAGAACTCGCCCAATCGTTCGGCGTCAGCCGCACTCCGGTGCGCGAAGCGCTGCGCCAGCTGCAGGTCGGTGGCCTGATCGAGGTCGTACCCAACCGTGGTGCGGTGGTTCGCGTGCCCGCACCGTGGGAGGTGCGCGAGGCTTACGAGGTGCGCGCCGAACTCGAAGCCCTCGCCGCCGAGCGTGCCGTATCTCGGGTCACCGACGACGAGATCGCCCAGCTGCGGGTGGTCAACGACGAGATGTACCAGCGTTCGCTCGCGCAGGCCGAGGGCCGCGACGGCCTGCCGGCGCAGGGCGGCGAGAACGACCGGTTCCACACCTTGATCTACACGGCCTCGGCGAACCTGCGCCTGACCCGCGCCATCAACGAGATCAACGAGACCTTTCCCCGCAACGTGTCGGCCCTGGTTCTGCAGAACGATCCCCGTCATCGCGACGAGAACTATCGCGAACACGGCCGCATCGTCGAAGCACTGGCGAATGGCGACACGGCCGCGGCGAGAGCCGAGATGCGCGCCCATGTCATCAGTGCCGGCGAGCAGATCGCGCACTGGTACGAGCGGCGCTCCTCGACCGTCTTCACGGGCTGA
- the solA gene encoding N-methyl-L-tryptophan oxidase has product MHHLNAAGASIPTKAVLEGVISHLTLEAEIGGYAAAAARATALQAVYGSIARLINAHPDEVALVESATVGWQRLLDSLRLERGARVLATRSTYVSMALNLLELERSRGIQVEILPNDESGGVDLDALEKALTRPAAFVTASHVPTSSGLVEPVAAIGALARAAGVPFILDATQSVGQLPIDVEAINADALFATGRKFLRAPRGTGFLYVSPRFDGLLHPLAPDVRATDWTGERSYTYPTSALRFETWEASHALRLGLGTAADELELLGVDVVSDYVGQLARLMRERLRDIPGVVVTDPPAADGSAIVTFVLSSEQPQQTAKRLSAADVHTLAVPATHGQWDLGARGLERVVRASVHTYNGLSDIDALEAVVREGAPGAARPATVIALAPAPGVVDPAVSPAASTANAASQRLAGSARTADVVVIGAGIYGRSTAWALARKGQSVIQLEQFGPTHTEGSSHGETRMIRRAYPNPIWDELVTGAYAAWTDLSAAAQTELVSITGGVFSRPASTTPGMRGPGTRPISADEAAQLYPSLRVPEGNESLYDPAAGILRASAAMTALSTLGAAAGVQTLFDTRVLSWSESSSGVVVTTSEGEIHAAKLVVCAGPWTSALVPEFDSQLTVTRIVNAYIGSSVPAAAAPPNLGVFSVETGDAGLLYGFSAFEGRGIKVGLDDGPVDDLTAAKRPVSVEEQNLLRTLVRRYVPAADGAVEDSLSCRYTMAPNSRFAVGAVPGRENVLIAAACSGHGFKFGPVLGEALADLTVGVPRPDTAFLAPEQMLSPAG; this is encoded by the coding sequence ATGCACCACTTGAACGCTGCCGGTGCTTCGATCCCGACGAAGGCTGTGCTCGAGGGTGTGATTTCGCACCTCACGCTCGAAGCTGAGATCGGCGGATACGCCGCAGCCGCCGCCCGGGCGACGGCTCTGCAGGCCGTCTACGGCAGCATCGCGCGGCTGATCAACGCGCATCCCGACGAGGTGGCGCTCGTCGAGAGTGCGACCGTGGGATGGCAGCGACTGCTCGATTCCCTGCGGCTCGAACGTGGTGCGCGAGTGCTCGCCACGCGCTCGACCTACGTCAGCATGGCGCTCAATCTGCTGGAGCTGGAGCGCAGCCGAGGCATTCAGGTCGAGATTCTGCCGAACGATGAGTCGGGCGGTGTTGATCTCGACGCCCTCGAAAAGGCCCTCACGCGGCCGGCCGCCTTTGTCACCGCGTCGCACGTGCCCACGTCGTCGGGGCTCGTCGAACCCGTCGCGGCGATCGGGGCGCTTGCGCGAGCCGCGGGGGTTCCGTTCATTCTCGATGCGACGCAGTCGGTCGGTCAGTTGCCGATCGACGTCGAGGCCATCAATGCCGACGCCCTGTTCGCGACCGGCCGCAAGTTCTTGCGTGCGCCGCGCGGCACCGGCTTCTTGTACGTCTCACCGCGCTTCGACGGTCTGCTGCATCCGCTGGCACCGGATGTTCGTGCCACCGACTGGACAGGCGAACGCTCGTACACGTACCCCACCTCCGCGCTGCGCTTCGAGACCTGGGAAGCGTCTCACGCGCTGCGCCTTGGTCTCGGCACGGCGGCCGATGAGCTCGAGTTGCTCGGTGTTGATGTCGTCTCGGACTATGTGGGGCAGCTTGCGCGTCTCATGCGAGAGCGCCTTCGAGACATTCCCGGGGTCGTCGTGACCGATCCGCCTGCGGCAGACGGCAGCGCTATTGTGACTTTCGTGCTCTCTTCGGAACAACCGCAGCAGACGGCGAAGCGGCTGAGCGCCGCCGACGTGCACACGCTCGCGGTGCCCGCGACTCACGGCCAGTGGGATCTGGGTGCTCGCGGCCTCGAGCGGGTCGTACGGGCATCCGTTCACACCTACAACGGCCTCAGCGACATCGACGCTCTCGAGGCGGTCGTGCGCGAAGGCGCGCCGGGCGCAGCCCGGCCGGCGACCGTCATCGCTCTGGCCCCGGCGCCGGGGGTGGTGGATCCGGCCGTTTCGCCGGCGGCGAGCACGGCGAATGCGGCGAGCCAACGCCTCGCGGGTTCGGCCCGCACGGCCGACGTCGTGGTCATCGGGGCCGGAATCTACGGCCGATCGACGGCGTGGGCGCTCGCTCGAAAAGGGCAGTCGGTCATTCAGCTCGAGCAGTTCGGGCCGACGCACACCGAAGGCTCCTCGCACGGTGAGACGCGCATGATCCGCCGGGCCTACCCCAACCCCATCTGGGACGAGCTCGTGACGGGTGCGTATGCAGCCTGGACCGATCTCAGCGCGGCGGCGCAGACCGAGCTCGTCTCGATCACCGGCGGTGTCTTCTCTCGGCCGGCGAGTACGACGCCCGGCATGCGCGGGCCCGGAACGCGCCCGATCTCGGCCGACGAGGCGGCACAGCTGTATCCGTCGCTGCGTGTTCCCGAGGGGAACGAGAGTCTGTACGACCCCGCCGCGGGCATCTTGCGCGCCAGTGCCGCGATGACCGCTCTGTCGACCCTCGGTGCCGCTGCCGGAGTGCAGACCCTCTTCGACACCAGGGTGCTCTCGTGGAGCGAGTCGTCGTCGGGCGTGGTCGTCACGACGAGCGAGGGGGAGATCCATGCCGCCAAGCTCGTCGTCTGCGCCGGGCCGTGGACGAGCGCGCTGGTGCCGGAGTTCGACTCTCAGCTCACCGTGACGCGCATCGTCAACGCATACATCGGTTCCTCGGTGCCGGCCGCCGCAGCGCCGCCGAACCTGGGCGTGTTCTCGGTGGAGACTGGCGACGCTGGGCTGCTCTACGGCTTCTCGGCCTTCGAGGGCCGAGGCATCAAGGTCGGTCTTGACGATGGTCCGGTCGATGATCTGACCGCTGCCAAGCGCCCGGTGTCGGTCGAGGAGCAGAATCTGCTGCGCACTCTCGTGCGGCGTTACGTGCCCGCCGCCGACGGCGCGGTCGAGGATTCGCTCTCGTGCCGGTACACCATGGCGCCGAACAGCCGCTTCGCCGTGGGTGCCGTTCCGGGCCGCGAGAACGTGCTGATCGCGGCCGCGTGCTCAGGCCACGGCTTCAAGTTCGGCCCGGTGCTGGGAGAAGCGCTGGCGGATCTCACCGTGGGAGTGCCTCGACCCGACACCGCTTTTCTCGCGCCCGAGCAGATGCTGAGCCCGGCCGGCTGA
- a CDS encoding PDR/VanB family oxidoreductase has protein sequence MQARTTQATTTPPAGTTVATNAEVAARLVTVTGRRQESSRVVSLTVRATGGGLLPEWQPGAHVAVEIPDGSVRHYSLSGWPGQRNEYRIAVLHEPDGRGGSTYLAENVAVGDTLTLRQTANHFALTPASEYLFIAGGIGITPLLPMIYAAEAQGKPWRLVYYGSSREHMAFLSELAVFGDRVEIVAKDEAPAASTRVEALVESVAPSTQVYLCGPQRLLDAAREAMATQGTAGRLRFELFEAPDAAAEAVDDGSFEVHLQTSDLTVTVGPEQSILEAVREVGIDVLSDCEEGICGSCETAVVSGEVDHRDYVLTQQEKDENRCLMICVSRAACPILTLAL, from the coding sequence ATGCAGGCCAGGACCACTCAAGCCACGACCACGCCGCCGGCGGGCACGACGGTGGCCACTAACGCCGAGGTCGCCGCCCGTCTCGTCACCGTGACGGGCCGGCGTCAAGAGAGTTCGCGGGTCGTCTCGCTCACCGTTCGGGCGACCGGCGGCGGGTTGCTGCCCGAGTGGCAACCCGGCGCCCACGTGGCCGTCGAGATTCCCGACGGCTCGGTGCGGCACTATTCGCTCTCGGGCTGGCCCGGGCAGCGTAACGAGTACCGCATCGCGGTTCTGCACGAGCCCGACGGGCGCGGCGGCTCGACGTATCTGGCCGAGAACGTCGCCGTCGGCGACACTCTCACCCTGCGCCAGACGGCGAACCATTTCGCTCTCACCCCCGCTTCCGAGTACCTCTTCATCGCCGGCGGCATCGGCATCACCCCGCTGCTGCCGATGATCTACGCGGCCGAGGCGCAGGGCAAGCCGTGGCGACTGGTCTACTACGGGTCGTCGCGCGAGCATATGGCCTTTCTCTCCGAGCTCGCGGTCTTCGGCGACCGGGTCGAGATCGTCGCGAAAGACGAGGCGCCTGCCGCCTCGACGCGCGTCGAGGCTCTTGTGGAATCGGTCGCGCCGTCGACGCAGGTCTATCTCTGCGGCCCGCAGCGCCTGCTCGATGCCGCACGGGAGGCGATGGCGACGCAGGGCACCGCGGGGCGGCTGCGCTTCGAGCTCTTCGAGGCCCCCGACGCGGCGGCAGAGGCCGTCGACGACGGGTCGTTCGAAGTGCACCTTCAAACGTCAGACCTCACGGTCACGGTCGGGCCGGAGCAGAGCATCCTCGAGGCCGTTCGCGAGGTGGGCATCGACGTGCTGAGCGACTGCGAAGAGGGCATCTGCGGCAGCTGCGAGACCGCGGTGGTGTCGGGTGAGGTCGACCACCGTGACTATGTGCTCACGCAGCAGGAGAAAGATGAGAACCGCTGTTTGATGATCTGCGTGTCGCGTGCGGCGTGCCCGATTCTCACCCTCGCCTTGTGA